CATAGACCGACACGAGTGATTCCACAGCCTTGTCGCCTTCGGGCGTGCGCTCGCCGCCGATGAGCACGCGGTCCGGCGCGATGAGGTCCTGCACCGCCGTGCCCTCGGCGAGGAACTCGGGATTCGAGAGCACTTGCGCCTGCAAGCCGGTGCCGTTCGACGCGAGGATGGATCGGATGGTGTCGGCGGTTTTGACCGGAATCGTGGATTTCTCGACGATGATCTTCGAACCCGTGGCGTGCTGCGCGATCATGCGGGCGACGGACTCAATGTAACGCAGATCGGCCGCGCGGCCGGCACCGACGCCGTAGGTTTTCGTGGGGGTGTTGACCGCGACGAAGATGATGTCGGCCGACTTGATGTTGCCGGCGACGTCGGTGGTGAAATGGAGGTTCTTCCCCCGCGCCTGCCGCACGACCTCGTCGAGGCCCGGTTCGTAGATGGGCAGCTGGCCGCTGTTCCACGCGGCGATGCGCGCGGCGTTCATGTCGACGACGTTGACCTGGATGTCGGGGCACTTGAGCGCGATCATGGCCATGGTCGGCCCGCCAACGTAACCCGCACCGATACAGCAGATTTTCATAGGGGAAAGAAGCAGGTTGGCTGCCGCGCGGCGCGAATCCAAGGAAGATTTTCCCGGCGGGACGGCCCCCTCTCAGGCAGAAAAGCGGCGCGCGACCGCAACGAACCGCCGCGCGGCCTCGCGCAGTTGCTCGGGCGCCAACACGCCGAAGCTGGCGCGCACCCAGTTCTTTTCGGGCTGGTCTCCGAAGAACAAATCTCCGGGGACATAGAGCACGCCCGCCTCGACGCACGCGCGACAGAAGGCGGCATCCATGCCCGTGTCGACGTGCGCCGGCGCACGCAGCCAGAGATAGAGACCGCCCGCCGGCTCGTCCCACATCCAGCCGAGTTCCCGCAAGCCGGCCGCGACAAACTCGTCGTGCAGCACGCGCATCTTCGCGTGGTAGCCGGCGCGGACTTTCGGCAGGTGCGTCTCGAACGCCCCGGCGCCGAGCACCTCCTCGAAGAGCGCCTGCGCGTAGTTGGCCGTGCCGAAGTCGTGCGTGCCCTTGATCGCGAGCATCTGGTGGAGCCAGCGCTCGTCCGTGCAGTAGGCGTAGCCGACCTTGGCGCCCGTGGAGAAAGGCTTCGTAAGCGTGGCCAGATAGAGCTGCGGAAACTCCCGCCACTCCGGGAGCGTCAGCGCGCTGCGCGCGGGATGCGGTTCGGTGAAGAACAGCTCGCGGTAGGCCGCATCCTCGAGCAACGGCACGACCAAGCCGTGAGTCGCGAGCGCGCGACCGAGCGCGGCTTTGTCACTTTCGCTCATCGATCGGCCGGACGGGTTCGAGAAATAGCTCACCAGATAGACCGCCTTCACTCGGCGTGCCTCGCCGGTTTCGCGCAGCCGGCGCAGCAGCGCATCCAGTTCGG
This region of Opitutia bacterium genomic DNA includes:
- a CDS encoding PLP-dependent aminotransferase family protein codes for the protein MSSIAFSQMGREARFPAVAALMKAALDNPDLLSLAVGFTDNATLPAAEFAAAARALAARPGEPEYLQYGSTQGRPRLRAQLAERLRHWEPELGGADLERRVMITNGSQQALYLAVQALCDRGDIVLVDRPTYFVFLDVLAGLGVRAITLPFATDGRLQIAELDALLRRLRETGEARRVKAVYLVSYFSNPSGRSMSESDKAALGRALATHGLVVPLLEDAAYRELFFTEPHPARSALTLPEWREFPQLYLATLTKPFSTGAKVGYAYCTDERWLHQMLAIKGTHDFGTANYAQALFEEVLGAGAFETHLPKVRAGYHAKMRVLHDEFVAAGLRELGWMWDEPAGGLYLWLRAPAHVDTGMDAAFCRACVEAGVLYVPGDLFFGDQPEKNWVRASFGVLAPEQLREAARRFVAVARRFSA